A single region of the Mesorhizobium sp. NZP2077 genome encodes:
- a CDS encoding dipeptide epimerase, which translates to MTRQINITTHCWPLTQPFRSAYGRITQVESVRIELTEGPHRGRGECRPFHAYGQDVTRVLSEMGAVTEKLAEGMTRAALQEALPPGSARNAIDCALWDLGAKQAGEPVWRLAGLSAPRPFPQMLFVPAIDPTGAGEIAAEVAAPFAAPLMKVKMPGDNDLERIVEIHRRAPHARIVVDPNGSWTEQDYLNAMPVLARNGVVLVEQPFAPEEDQRLDHLPHPVPLCADESCRDAASLDGLRNRYKCISIKLEKAGGLTEALAVLRRARELRFGVMVSCMISPSLALAPAIILAGEADYPDISVPGGIEGDPQPTLETRDGLCLPPAPELWG; encoded by the coding sequence ATGACGAGACAAATTAACATCACCACGCATTGCTGGCCGCTGACCCAACCGTTCCGGTCGGCTTATGGCCGGATCACCCAAGTCGAGTCGGTTCGGATCGAACTCACCGAGGGGCCCCATCGCGGGCGGGGCGAATGCCGGCCCTTCCATGCCTACGGCCAAGACGTGACCCGTGTGCTTTCGGAGATGGGCGCCGTCACCGAAAAGCTTGCCGAGGGCATGACCCGTGCCGCATTGCAGGAAGCGCTGCCGCCGGGCTCGGCGCGTAACGCCATCGATTGCGCATTGTGGGATCTCGGGGCCAAACAGGCCGGGGAACCGGTGTGGCGACTCGCCGGCTTGTCCGCACCACGCCCGTTCCCGCAGATGCTTTTCGTTCCGGCCATCGACCCGACGGGCGCGGGCGAGATTGCGGCGGAAGTCGCCGCCCCTTTTGCTGCGCCGCTGATGAAGGTGAAAATGCCAGGAGACAACGATCTAGAGCGGATCGTTGAAATCCATCGGCGCGCACCTCACGCCCGCATCGTGGTAGATCCCAATGGCTCTTGGACCGAACAGGACTATCTCAATGCCATGCCGGTTCTAGCTAGGAACGGCGTGGTGCTGGTCGAGCAACCATTTGCACCAGAGGAGGACCAGCGGCTGGACCATCTGCCCCATCCAGTCCCGCTCTGTGCGGACGAGTCGTGCCGAGACGCTGCCTCGCTTGACGGTCTCCGAAATCGATACAAGTGCATCAGCATCAAGCTAGAGAAAGCAGGAGGGCTGACCGAAGCTCTTGCCGTGTTGCGGCGAGCACGGGAGTTGCGGTTTGGTGTCATGGTCTCGTGCATGATCTCACCGTCGCTAGCGTTGGCGCCCGCGATAATTCTCGCGGGAGAAGCAGACTACCCGGATATCAGCGTTCCGGGCGGCATCGAGGGCGACCCTCAGCCCACCCTCGAGACACGCGACGGCCTGTGCCTGCCGCCGGCGCCCGAACTCTGGGGCTAG
- a CDS encoding LysR substrate-binding domain-containing protein, with protein MNLRQVEAFRAVMLTGTVTAAAEMLHISQPAVSRLIVDLERVSDLRLFVREKKRLTPTPEAKIFFVEVQRAFVGVEHLRKKAQDIRNFNTGHLRIAANPALSMGFLRTVLEEFLTSHEGVTATLQTHVSTIVKDTVASQLNDIGLVFGDADEPSLRSEVFARVNAICILPPGHRLADKDIIEPQDLADEDFVSLGANDTTRLRIDQAFQQAGIDRVIPLEAQLATVVCGFVLDGFGVSIVNPFTALEYRERGLLLKAFRPEIPIHFQLVRPAQQTQSTLTDGFVKTLHRYCGECLKTFQELGLMT; from the coding sequence ATGAACCTGCGCCAGGTCGAGGCCTTCAGGGCGGTGATGCTGACTGGTACCGTAACGGCGGCCGCCGAAATGCTCCACATCTCGCAGCCTGCCGTCAGCCGGTTGATTGTCGACCTCGAGCGTGTCAGCGACCTGCGGCTTTTCGTGCGCGAGAAGAAACGGCTGACCCCCACGCCCGAAGCGAAGATCTTTTTCGTGGAGGTCCAGCGGGCGTTCGTGGGGGTAGAGCACCTCAGGAAGAAGGCTCAGGACATAAGAAACTTTAATACTGGGCACCTGCGGATCGCGGCCAACCCCGCATTAAGCATGGGGTTTTTGAGAACCGTGCTCGAAGAGTTCCTCACCTCGCACGAAGGGGTCACGGCAACGTTGCAAACCCATGTTTCGACCATCGTCAAGGACACCGTCGCTTCTCAACTCAACGACATTGGGCTGGTTTTCGGCGACGCGGACGAACCCTCCCTCCGCTCCGAGGTCTTTGCCCGGGTGAACGCTATCTGCATTCTGCCACCCGGCCATCGCCTCGCGGACAAGGACATCATTGAGCCGCAGGACCTTGCGGATGAGGATTTCGTCTCACTGGGCGCAAACGACACCACACGCCTTCGGATTGATCAGGCGTTCCAGCAGGCCGGCATCGACAGAGTAATTCCTCTTGAGGCACAGCTTGCGACAGTCGTCTGTGGCTTTGTCCTCGATGGGTTCGGCGTGTCTATCGTCAACCCGTTCACAGCCTTAGAATACCGCGAGCGCGGACTGCTCCTGAAAGCCTTCCGGCCGGAAATTCCGATCCACTTTCAGCTGGTGCGACCCGCGCAACAAACGCAATCGACGCTCACGGACGGCTTCGTCAAAACCCTTCACCGCTATTGCGGCGAGTGTCTCAAGACCTTCCAAGAATTGGGGCTGATGACCTGA
- a CDS encoding DegT/DnrJ/EryC1/StrS family aminotransferase, protein MKGHTLDSLGIRTWINAAGYLTRLGGNELPEEVSSAMREATGVFVDIAELQAIAAGIIARHTGAESGIVTAGATAALTLGAAACMAGLDPARMDALPHAANMPSEFIMMRAHRSSYDHAIRAAGAKIIDVGVNDQALNAGIRRTDTWEIESAISEKTAGFAFMATPHNLRELEVWARLGQKHGLPVLVDAAPWLPPVENLRLFCDAGASLVAFSGGKAIRGPQASGILCGQKELVASALLQQLDMNVVADNWRLPETLLPGGNLTAIPRHGIGRGFKVSKETIFGLIVALERFVARDHEGEFAEMEGILRAIADGLAGVRGLKTELRSASTTYRRPALELHFDEISLGLAAIDVARQLGQSSPPIQLTERLIAENILIVDPACLRRQHVSPIVSAIREILNQPANHSPFSQGQNNKQGDLKWEKLGN, encoded by the coding sequence ATGAAGGGTCACACTCTCGACAGCCTTGGCATCCGGACATGGATCAATGCCGCCGGATATCTCACTCGGCTCGGGGGCAACGAGCTACCGGAGGAAGTGTCGTCGGCGATGCGCGAAGCCACCGGAGTGTTTGTCGACATCGCGGAGCTCCAAGCAATCGCGGCGGGCATCATCGCCCGCCACACAGGAGCTGAATCGGGGATCGTAACCGCTGGCGCAACGGCGGCTCTGACACTCGGGGCGGCAGCGTGCATGGCCGGCCTCGATCCGGCGCGCATGGATGCGCTTCCGCACGCGGCGAATATGCCGTCTGAGTTCATCATGATGCGGGCGCATCGGTCGAGCTACGACCATGCCATACGGGCCGCCGGGGCGAAGATCATCGACGTCGGCGTGAACGATCAGGCGCTCAACGCGGGAATCAGGCGCACCGATACCTGGGAGATCGAGAGTGCGATTTCTGAAAAGACGGCCGGCTTCGCCTTTATGGCGACCCCGCACAACCTGCGGGAACTGGAAGTCTGGGCGAGGCTCGGTCAAAAGCATGGCCTTCCTGTCCTGGTTGATGCCGCACCTTGGCTCCCGCCCGTGGAAAATCTTCGCCTTTTTTGCGATGCGGGCGCGTCGCTCGTGGCCTTCAGCGGGGGCAAGGCTATTCGTGGCCCGCAGGCCTCGGGCATTCTCTGCGGACAAAAAGAACTCGTGGCCTCGGCGCTTCTCCAGCAGCTAGACATGAATGTCGTCGCGGACAACTGGCGCCTGCCTGAAACGCTTTTGCCAGGGGGCAACTTGACAGCTATTCCGAGGCACGGAATTGGCCGCGGTTTCAAGGTTTCAAAGGAGACGATTTTCGGTTTGATCGTCGCGCTCGAGCGCTTTGTCGCGCGCGATCATGAAGGCGAGTTTGCCGAGATGGAGGGCATTCTTCGCGCGATCGCCGATGGCCTCGCCGGCGTCCGGGGGCTGAAGACCGAATTGAGGTCAGCCTCCACCACCTACCGACGGCCCGCGCTGGAGCTCCATTTCGATGAAATATCTTTGGGTCTTGCCGCAATCGACGTGGCACGCCAACTCGGTCAATCCAGTCCACCTATCCAGCTGACCGAACGCCTGATCGCCGAAAACATTCTCATCGTCGATCCAGCTTGCCTGCGGCGCCAGCACGTTTCGCCCATCGTATCGGCCATCCGCGAGATTCTGAACCAGCCTGCAAATCATAGTCCTTTTTCGCAGGGGCAAAATAATAAACAGGGAGACCTCAAATGGGAAAAATTAGGAAACTGA
- a CDS encoding ABC transporter substrate-binding protein, with translation MGKIRKLIGAAFVAAALAGGGAAPALAQRTTLNFGIAAADANSLDPHKTATTQDKVVLSWIFNGLVRIAPGQSNPKYIEPDLAESWDSSADGLEWTFHLRHGVMCHKGYGELTADDVVFSLHRAANPKTSSFASDFAQFKTVVAVDRYTVKITLSDHVPSLLGLVTNFQGGNIVCKAAVEALGDDFARDPVGTGPFVFESYAPQQAITLSANEAYFRGSPQIKKILYRYLPSDASRELALMSGEIDIMQGTGTSDYVDRINAKNGFHAFLGGPPELSVLHLNVTVPPLNDIRVRKALAMAINRDDIIALFGHTAWPATSVIPSNNLGYKDFSDILPKYDIKAAKALLTEAGFADGLKLSTIVSNKPTILPTMQVLQAQLAQIGVELEINVVDHATYHQQIRKDLSEVVYYGASRFPIADVYLTQFYHSRSAINKPTAVTNFSHCDVADVDIDAARVETDANKQLQLWAKAQRKVIENVCAIPLYEGLWDWGKANDLDLGFEYVGSLTGGPMLTEQTHFAK, from the coding sequence ATGGGAAAAATTAGGAAACTGATTGGAGCCGCATTTGTAGCGGCCGCATTGGCGGGAGGAGGCGCGGCGCCAGCGCTTGCCCAACGCACCACGCTGAACTTTGGCATTGCAGCCGCTGATGCCAATTCCCTCGATCCGCACAAGACGGCCACAACTCAGGACAAGGTGGTGCTAAGTTGGATTTTCAACGGTCTCGTTCGCATCGCACCAGGCCAGTCCAACCCGAAATACATCGAGCCGGATCTGGCCGAAAGCTGGGACTCGAGTGCCGACGGTCTGGAATGGACCTTTCACCTGCGTCACGGCGTGATGTGCCACAAGGGCTATGGAGAATTGACAGCGGACGACGTCGTGTTCTCGCTCCATCGGGCCGCCAACCCCAAGACGTCAAGTTTTGCGTCTGACTTCGCCCAGTTCAAGACGGTCGTTGCCGTCGATCGGTATACAGTCAAGATCACTTTGTCCGACCATGTGCCCAGCCTTCTGGGCCTTGTGACCAATTTCCAAGGAGGCAATATTGTCTGCAAAGCAGCGGTAGAAGCGCTGGGCGATGACTTTGCCCGCGACCCGGTCGGTACTGGACCATTCGTGTTTGAAAGCTATGCTCCGCAGCAGGCGATCACGCTTTCGGCGAATGAAGCCTATTTCCGAGGTTCGCCGCAGATCAAGAAAATCCTCTACCGGTACCTGCCATCGGATGCAAGCCGGGAACTTGCACTGATGTCCGGTGAGATCGATATTATGCAGGGTACTGGGACATCGGACTATGTCGACCGCATCAATGCCAAGAACGGGTTTCATGCTTTTCTTGGCGGACCACCTGAATTGTCTGTGCTCCACCTGAATGTGACAGTGCCTCCGCTCAACGATATACGTGTGCGCAAGGCGCTCGCCATGGCGATCAATAGGGACGACATAATCGCACTGTTCGGCCACACGGCATGGCCGGCAACGTCTGTCATCCCGTCCAACAACCTCGGCTACAAGGACTTCTCCGATATCCTTCCCAAATACGACATTAAGGCCGCCAAAGCCCTTCTGACGGAAGCGGGTTTTGCTGACGGATTGAAACTAAGCACTATAGTCTCCAACAAGCCAACTATTCTTCCTACGATGCAAGTCTTGCAGGCTCAGTTAGCTCAGATAGGGGTCGAGCTTGAGATCAACGTCGTAGATCATGCCACATATCACCAGCAGATCCGTAAAGATTTGAGCGAGGTCGTGTACTATGGCGCGTCCAGGTTCCCTATAGCGGATGTTTATCTGACCCAATTCTACCACTCGCGTAGCGCCATTAATAAGCCGACTGCGGTAACCAACTTCTCGCATTGCGACGTGGCTGATGTCGATATAGACGCCGCTCGGGTCGAGACTGATGCAAATAAGCAGCTCCAGCTCTGGGCGAAAGCGCAGCGAAAGGTGATCGAGAATGTCTGCGCCATTCCACTGTATGAAGGCTTGTGGGATTGGGGCAAGGCGAACGACCTGGACCTTGGGTTTGAATATGTCGGCAGCCTTACCGGCGGTCCGATGCTGACCGAGCAGACGCACTTTGCGAAGTAG